One window of the Acetonema longum DSM 6540 genome contains the following:
- the pseI gene encoding pseudaminic acid synthase, with protein sequence MKEIVIANRRIGLEHQPFIIAEMSGNHNHSLDRALAIVEAAAQAGAHALKIQTYTADTMTLNIDSGEFHIDDPQSLWKGASLYKLYQEAYTPWEWHKPIFDRCRELGMVGFSTPFDETAVDFLESLAVPCYKVASFENTDLPLIRRITATGKPMIISTGMATAAELDESVRTAREAGCQDIVLLKCTSTYPASPENSNLRTIPHMSQLFDCQAGLSDHTMGVGVAVASVALGATVIEKHFTLARSDGGVDAAFSLEPAEMRQLVVETEQAWQALGRVQYGPTEKEKASLQYRRSLYAVVDIQPGEIFTAQNIRAIRPGSGLPPKFYDVILGKKASHFIKKGTPLHWDIL encoded by the coding sequence TTGAAAGAGATTGTAATAGCCAATAGAAGAATCGGATTAGAGCATCAGCCGTTCATTATCGCGGAAATGTCCGGCAATCACAACCATTCCCTTGACCGGGCGCTGGCCATCGTGGAAGCGGCGGCTCAAGCCGGCGCCCATGCCTTGAAAATTCAAACCTATACGGCTGATACCATGACTTTAAACATTGATAGCGGAGAATTTCACATTGACGATCCTCAAAGTCTGTGGAAGGGGGCTTCTTTATACAAGCTGTATCAGGAAGCCTATACTCCGTGGGAATGGCACAAGCCAATATTTGACCGCTGCCGTGAACTGGGTATGGTTGGCTTTAGCACGCCCTTTGACGAGACAGCGGTTGATTTTTTAGAGTCTCTGGCTGTACCATGCTATAAAGTAGCATCCTTTGAAAATACCGATTTGCCCCTGATTCGTCGCATCACGGCAACTGGCAAGCCGATGATCATTTCTACCGGTATGGCCACTGCCGCCGAATTGGATGAGTCGGTCAGAACTGCCCGGGAGGCAGGCTGCCAGGATATCGTATTATTAAAGTGTACCAGTACCTATCCGGCCTCACCGGAGAATTCCAACCTGCGTACTATCCCGCATATGAGCCAGCTGTTTGACTGCCAGGCAGGATTGTCCGATCATACGATGGGTGTGGGTGTAGCAGTGGCCAGTGTTGCATTGGGCGCTACGGTCATTGAAAAACACTTTACACTGGCCCGGTCAGACGGCGGGGTAGACGCGGCATTCTCGCTGGAACCTGCGGAAATGAGACAGCTTGTCGTGGAAACCGAGCAAGCTTGGCAAGCGTTAGGACGCGTCCAGTATGGGCCAACCGAGAAGGAGAAAGCATCGTTACAATATCGCCGGTCACTGTATGCCGTCGTTGATATTCAACCGGGGGAAATATTTACCGCGCAAAACATCCGGGCGATTAGGCCTGGGTCGGGCTTGCCGCCTAAATTTTATGATGTAATTCTTGGGAAAAAAGCAAGCCATTTTATCAAAAAAGGTACGCCGTTACATTGGGATATTTTATAA
- the rfbA gene encoding glucose-1-phosphate thymidylyltransferase RfbA, giving the protein MSIAKGIILAGGSGTRLYPITRVVSKQLMPIYDKPMIYYPLSSLMLAGIRDILIITTPRDNTAFQQLLGDGSQWGIRLSYIVQPSPDGLAQAFILGEEFIGGQSCAMILGDNIFYGNGFRSLVQRAAGRDTGATVFAYWVKDPGRYGVVEFDSGGKAVSLEEKPLQPKSNFAVTGLYFYDQRVVEYVKSLKPSSRGELEITDLNRRYLADGSLHVETMGRGYAWLDTGTFESLIQASDYIAMIQERQGLMIACPEEIAFHMGYINRDQLIELADEMRKNGYGQYLLQIAAANQSKE; this is encoded by the coding sequence ATGAGCATTGCAAAAGGGATTATTCTGGCCGGTGGATCGGGGACCAGACTGTATCCCATTACCCGGGTGGTCAGCAAACAATTGATGCCTATTTATGATAAACCGATGATCTACTATCCTTTAAGTTCTTTAATGCTGGCCGGCATCCGCGATATATTGATCATTACCACTCCTCGGGACAATACCGCTTTTCAACAGCTGTTAGGCGATGGCAGCCAGTGGGGGATCCGCCTTTCCTATATTGTTCAGCCCAGTCCGGACGGCTTGGCCCAAGCGTTTATTCTGGGCGAAGAATTTATTGGCGGCCAGAGTTGTGCTATGATCCTGGGCGATAATATCTTTTATGGCAATGGGTTTCGCAGCCTCGTGCAACGGGCTGCCGGCCGCGATACCGGCGCTACTGTGTTCGCATACTGGGTGAAGGATCCGGGACGGTATGGCGTGGTTGAATTTGACAGCGGGGGAAAGGCCGTTAGTCTGGAAGAAAAACCGTTGCAGCCAAAATCAAACTTTGCCGTTACCGGGTTGTATTTTTACGACCAGCGGGTTGTGGAGTATGTCAAATCCTTGAAACCGTCGTCACGGGGAGAATTGGAGATTACCGATCTGAACCGTCGATATCTGGCAGACGGCTCACTCCATGTGGAAACGATGGGGCGGGGGTATGCCTGGTTGGATACCGGAACTTTTGAATCATTGATACAGGCTTCGGATTATATAGCAATGATCCAGGAGCGCCAGGGCCTTATGATTGCCTGTCCGGAGGAAATAGCCTTTCATATGGGTTATATCAACCGGGATCAGCTTATAGAGTTGGCTGATGAAATGAGAAAAAACGGCTATGGACAGTACTTGCTTCAGATTGCTGCTGCCAATCAAAGTAAGGAATGA
- a CDS encoding cytidylyltransferase domain-containing protein, with product MRTVIIVQARMTSTRLPGKVLLPVLGKPLLAYQIERLRRVTAAAEIVIATTTNETDQPIVDLCSKMDIPFYRGSEADVLSRYYEAASLFRAEAVVRVTSDCPLIDPEIISNMIHRFHEGYPDCGYVSNVFPRTYPRGMDTEVFSFASLAEANKQADMPPDREHVTPYILRLHQPDRTANISCSQDHSIHRWTVDTPEDFELIRRMLESLYPVKPTFSLKDCLQTLAAHPNWALINRHIEQKKFSIQRRVCDERCSKENHSYPRRFLSCHWFRPCYALPHFGRNIGINGLQAYVYLSRLAGSYRPTDQR from the coding sequence ATGAGGACTGTCATTATTGTTCAGGCTCGTATGACCTCCACTCGCCTGCCAGGGAAAGTCTTATTGCCCGTTCTGGGGAAACCGCTGCTGGCCTATCAGATAGAACGACTGCGACGAGTGACTGCAGCCGCTGAAATCGTAATCGCTACTACAACCAATGAAACCGATCAGCCCATTGTGGATCTATGTTCAAAAATGGATATTCCGTTTTATCGTGGGTCAGAAGCGGATGTGTTGTCACGCTATTATGAAGCGGCCAGTTTATTCCGGGCTGAAGCCGTGGTGCGGGTGACCTCCGACTGCCCGCTGATTGATCCGGAGATCATTTCCAATATGATTCATCGCTTTCACGAAGGTTATCCTGACTGTGGCTATGTATCGAATGTGTTCCCCAGAACCTACCCCCGGGGAATGGATACGGAAGTTTTCTCTTTTGCGTCGCTGGCAGAGGCGAATAAGCAGGCGGATATGCCACCGGATCGTGAGCATGTTACCCCATACATCCTGCGACTGCACCAGCCGGACAGGACCGCTAATATATCCTGTTCGCAGGATCACAGTATTCATCGTTGGACCGTTGACACACCGGAAGACTTCGAACTGATCAGACGCATGCTGGAATCTTTGTATCCGGTGAAGCCGACTTTTTCTCTGAAAGATTGTCTGCAAACACTTGCGGCGCACCCGAATTGGGCGTTAATCAACCGTCATATTGAACAAAAAAAGTTTAGTATTCAACGGAGAGTTTGCGATGAAAGATGCAGCAAGGAAAACCATAGCTATCCGCGCCGATTCCTCTCATGTCATTGGTTCAGGCCATGTTATGCGCTGCCTCACTTTGGCCGAAATATTGGGATCAATGGGCTTCAGGCCTACGTTTATTTGTCGCGACTGGCCGGATCATATCGGCCGACAGATCAACGATAG
- a CDS encoding glycosyltransferase — MDTDERQGIAAQIAALHETCESAIHYIYNKAVDGELASVKDIAADTAAAYSAILRHVDVIATKQEMQFFSLLGALIQLELNGLSQALQDRRREYQTSGAFRALVNHYCFSEQLFPCLQNCGATVGTIDVEHIFSTPRYILKLAQLPMILSQTQQKPSLLSYCDSILQQAEARFAETRDISSEAVGSFVETIMPEDRHTQILLYSFLLQVTFDPRYFALLTDYIQNGEITVAAKNELYWFLLHKSFAVPKIRQARNSCSMRACYQSLFQEWKRQVVKHRDWLPYMNRKKKSVIILTSQFLGLMHAPTRMAMDHCISLKKLGWDVSIINVASMPHDSLSLYLYKPFVANHIPKLDHVSYIEDEADNIRYKLPFRQCKEILTSRVELESVLDFIYQVNPELVYCVGDSNLLGDLCSQFTTVAVLPCSFEFPVMAGSIPVIFRRLCESDGEILLHDNLEAGDVVEATPTYRVTRQEKKFERSAFDVPESAFAVAIVGNRLDQEIDAPCVEELDRLLQNDPEVFLVFIGSLTKHGELCSRFRTFAARSVCIGYQQELMAVYGMCDAYLNIPRSGGGTSAVEALVAGLPVMTLPAGDVAFAVGEAFQFAGFSEIEQYVRRCIIDREFYKEQQSRAERRAEALLDSKAAMADFIEKLRGKAMLPPKRQ, encoded by the coding sequence ATGGATACAGATGAACGGCAGGGTATAGCAGCACAAATTGCTGCTTTGCACGAGACGTGCGAGAGTGCAATCCATTATATCTATAATAAAGCCGTTGACGGCGAGTTAGCCAGTGTGAAAGATATTGCGGCTGATACCGCTGCCGCCTATTCTGCGATTTTACGGCATGTTGACGTCATAGCCACCAAACAGGAAATGCAATTTTTCTCTCTGCTCGGCGCTCTTATACAGTTGGAGCTTAACGGCCTGAGCCAAGCGCTGCAGGACCGGCGGCGTGAGTATCAAACCTCCGGCGCTTTTCGGGCATTGGTAAACCACTACTGCTTTTCCGAGCAGTTGTTTCCTTGTTTGCAAAACTGCGGAGCAACAGTGGGTACGATTGACGTCGAACACATATTCTCAACGCCGCGGTATATTCTCAAACTGGCTCAATTGCCCATGATTTTGTCACAGACGCAGCAAAAGCCTTCGCTTTTATCCTATTGCGATTCCATATTGCAGCAGGCGGAAGCACGTTTTGCGGAGACGCGGGATATAAGTTCGGAGGCTGTCGGCAGTTTTGTCGAGACGATCATGCCGGAAGACCGGCATACGCAAATCCTTCTATATTCTTTTCTACTGCAAGTTACTTTTGACCCCAGGTACTTTGCATTGCTGACCGACTATATCCAAAACGGCGAGATTACTGTTGCCGCAAAGAACGAGCTTTACTGGTTCCTTTTGCATAAATCCTTTGCGGTTCCGAAAATTCGCCAGGCCAGGAATTCATGTTCTATGAGGGCATGCTATCAGTCCTTGTTTCAAGAATGGAAAAGGCAGGTTGTCAAGCATCGCGATTGGCTGCCTTATATGAACCGTAAAAAAAAATCAGTTATAATTTTAACGTCTCAATTTCTTGGCCTTATGCACGCTCCTACCAGAATGGCTATGGATCACTGCATTAGTTTGAAAAAACTGGGATGGGATGTTTCCATTATTAACGTGGCCTCTATGCCTCATGATAGTCTTTCTCTTTACTTGTATAAGCCTTTTGTGGCAAACCATATTCCGAAGCTGGATCATGTTTCCTACATAGAAGATGAGGCGGATAATATCAGGTATAAACTGCCGTTTCGTCAGTGCAAAGAAATCCTGACATCGCGGGTTGAACTGGAATCGGTATTAGACTTCATATATCAGGTGAATCCAGAATTGGTTTATTGTGTTGGCGACTCCAACTTATTGGGCGATCTTTGCAGCCAGTTTACTACCGTGGCTGTATTGCCGTGTTCCTTTGAGTTTCCTGTGATGGCAGGGAGTATCCCGGTAATTTTTAGAAGGTTATGTGAGTCTGATGGCGAGATACTGTTGCATGATAATTTAGAGGCCGGGGATGTCGTGGAAGCTACGCCAACATATCGCGTTACGCGGCAAGAAAAAAAATTCGAGCGGTCTGCTTTCGACGTGCCTGAGTCGGCCTTTGCCGTGGCTATCGTCGGCAATCGCCTTGACCAGGAAATAGATGCACCTTGCGTTGAGGAGCTCGACAGACTGTTGCAGAATGATCCGGAAGTCTTTTTGGTATTCATTGGCTCACTGACGAAACATGGCGAGTTGTGCAGCCGGTTTAGGACGTTTGCCGCCCGGTCCGTTTGCATTGGATACCAGCAGGAGTTGATGGCTGTTTATGGAATGTGCGACGCCTACCTGAATATTCCACGCAGCGGTGGCGGCACCTCTGCGGTAGAGGCGCTGGTCGCCGGACTGCCGGTGATGACCCTGCCTGCAGGCGATGTGGCGTTTGCGGTGGGAGAGGCTTTTCAGTTCGCCGGTTTTAGCGAGATTGAGCAATATGTCCGGCGATGCATTATAGACCGGGAGTTTTATAAGGAACAGCAAAGCCGGGCAGAGCGAAGAGCAGAAGCACTGCTGGATTCAAAAGCGGCTATGGCGGATTTCATAGAAAAACTACGGGGAAAAGCTATGCTGCCGCCAAAGCGGCAATAG
- the rffA gene encoding dTDP-4-amino-4,6-dideoxygalactose transaminase: MLIRFNKPYSTGNEHQYMTLAMQNHKLSGDGDFTKKCCRWLEQHLQCRKALLTHSCTAALEMAAMLADIRPGDEVIMPSYTFVSTANAFVMRGGIPVFVDIRPDTLNIDEAKMEAAITDRTKAIVVVHYAGVACDMDPIMALAAKYSLIVIEDAAQGIMSGYKGRPLGSVGHLAALSFHDTKNITSGEGGALLINDSHFIDRAEIIWEKGTNRSRFFRGQVDKYTWVDIGSSFLPSELNAAYLWAQLECASKITQARLNVWHEYHERLQSLERAGHIRRPVIPDGCAHNAHMYYLLVQNLDVRTRLIDHLQSKEIYAVFHYVPLHNSPAGLQYGKQQGELKQTEHLADCLVRLPLWVELTNAEIQYITDEVRAFFDH, translated from the coding sequence ATGCTCATCCGATTTAATAAGCCATATTCCACTGGAAATGAACACCAATACATGACTCTTGCCATGCAAAATCATAAATTGTCCGGTGACGGGGATTTTACGAAAAAATGCTGCCGTTGGCTGGAGCAGCATCTCCAATGCCGGAAAGCTCTGTTAACTCATTCTTGTACGGCTGCCCTTGAAATGGCGGCTATGCTGGCAGATATCCGGCCGGGTGATGAAGTCATCATGCCGTCTTACACATTCGTGTCGACCGCTAATGCTTTTGTGATGCGCGGCGGGATTCCCGTGTTCGTGGACATTCGGCCTGATACTCTCAATATTGACGAGGCAAAAATGGAAGCAGCGATTACGGACAGGACAAAAGCCATCGTTGTGGTGCATTATGCAGGCGTTGCCTGCGATATGGACCCTATCATGGCCCTGGCTGCAAAGTATAGTTTAATCGTCATTGAAGATGCGGCCCAGGGAATTATGTCCGGCTATAAGGGGAGACCACTCGGGTCCGTAGGGCATCTTGCCGCCCTGAGCTTTCACGATACCAAAAATATTACATCCGGCGAAGGCGGGGCACTACTGATCAATGACAGCCACTTTATTGACCGGGCGGAGATAATCTGGGAGAAGGGCACAAACCGCAGCCGCTTTTTCCGGGGGCAGGTGGATAAATACACCTGGGTGGATATCGGCTCGTCTTTTCTGCCCAGTGAGCTGAACGCCGCCTATTTGTGGGCGCAGTTGGAGTGTGCCTCCAAGATCACCCAGGCCCGGCTGAATGTCTGGCATGAATATCATGAGAGATTGCAGTCTCTGGAGCGAGCGGGGCATATTAGGCGCCCGGTCATCCCGGACGGATGCGCTCACAATGCGCACATGTATTATTTGCTGGTGCAGAATTTAGATGTTCGCACCAGGTTAATCGATCACCTGCAAAGTAAAGAAATTTACGCAGTTTTTCATTATGTGCCTCTGCATAACTCACCGGCGGGATTACAGTATGGAAAACAACAGGGCGAACTGAAACAAACGGAACATTTGGCGGATTGTCTGGTCCGCTTGCCTTTGTGGGTTGAACTGACCAACGCTGAAATCCAATATATTACTGATGAGGTGCGGGCTTTTTTTGATCATTGA
- the rfbB gene encoding dTDP-glucose 4,6-dehydratase, which translates to MVVLVTGGAGFIGSNFIRYALAQDTQAINLDKLTYAGNPDSLSDVEQHPEYTFIQGDIGDSRTVADILERYQPDALVHLAAESHVDRSIDGPAAFIETNIKGTFTLLEEVRQWWDKLPANRKALFRFHHVSTDEVYGTLGETGLFTEETPYAPNSPYSASKAASDHLVRAYHHTYGLPTLTTNCSNNYGPYQFPEKLIPLMILNALEGKQLPVYGTGRNVRDWLYVGDHCRALWTVLTKGKPGETYNIGGNNEKTNLSIVETLCALLDEKRPRLDGKSYCSQVAFVSDRPGHDLRYAIDASKLERELGWKPQETFATGIRKTVDWYLEHREWCRQITNGRYRRERLGLIDGEGSL; encoded by the coding sequence ATGGTAGTCCTTGTTACAGGCGGCGCCGGGTTTATCGGCAGTAATTTTATCCGTTACGCCTTAGCCCAAGACACACAGGCCATCAATCTGGACAAACTTACGTATGCCGGCAATCCGGATTCCTTATCCGATGTAGAGCAGCACCCGGAATATACCTTTATCCAGGGCGACATTGGCGATAGCAGAACAGTCGCTGACATTCTGGAACGGTATCAGCCTGACGCGCTGGTCCATCTTGCCGCCGAATCTCATGTAGACCGCTCCATTGATGGTCCGGCCGCATTTATTGAGACTAATATCAAGGGGACATTCACTCTCCTGGAAGAAGTCCGGCAATGGTGGGATAAATTGCCGGCAAACCGCAAGGCGCTTTTCCGTTTTCATCATGTTTCCACAGATGAGGTCTATGGGACCCTAGGCGAAACGGGTCTGTTTACAGAAGAAACGCCTTATGCCCCCAACTCGCCCTACTCTGCCTCCAAAGCTGCTTCCGATCATTTGGTGAGAGCCTATCATCACACGTATGGCTTGCCCACACTGACGACCAATTGTTCGAATAATTACGGGCCCTATCAGTTTCCTGAAAAGCTGATTCCGCTGATGATCCTCAATGCTCTTGAAGGAAAGCAGCTGCCGGTGTACGGCACCGGCCGGAACGTACGGGACTGGCTTTATGTCGGGGATCACTGTCGGGCGCTCTGGACCGTATTAACCAAGGGCAAGCCGGGAGAAACGTACAACATTGGCGGAAATAACGAGAAAACGAATCTTAGTATCGTTGAAACCCTGTGCGCCCTATTGGATGAGAAGCGGCCACGATTGGACGGCAAATCCTATTGTAGCCAGGTCGCCTTTGTCTCGGACAGGCCAGGGCATGATTTACGTTATGCTATTGACGCCTCTAAACTGGAGCGGGAACTTGGATGGAAGCCGCAGGAAACCTTTGCGACAGGAATCCGTAAAACCGTAGATTGGTATCTGGAGCATAGGGAATGGTGCCGGCAGATTACAAACGGGCGGTATCGCCGTGAGCGGCTGGGACTGATCGACGGGGAGGGGAGTCTATGA
- the pseG gene encoding UDP-2,4-diacetamido-2,4,6-trideoxy-beta-L-altropyranose hydrolase: MRCLTLAEILGSMGFRPTFICRDWPDHIGRQINDRGFTVRWLPALPQPVSGQINADKIWPDINWADDVRETAHVLERVGTIDWLVVDHYLLDERWEKHMRHYADRIAVIDDLANRPHDCDILLDQNLYDQTQKRYINLVPPACRLFLGPQYALLRNEFYPVRAALPPRTGQIRSVLIFFGGSDLTNETEKTLTALQMLNLGGIRIDVVVGRNNRYIDRIRDICSAMPKTTLHCQTNNMAELMAAADVAIGAGGTTTWERCFLGLPSLTVIVADNQREVTEMAAKAGVTVNLGLSSHVTAKNIAQALQGALDDPGRMCRMSANAMKIMGTYAPPEQHPLVRQILEEKHA; the protein is encoded by the coding sequence ATGCGCTGCCTCACTTTGGCCGAAATATTGGGATCAATGGGCTTCAGGCCTACGTTTATTTGTCGCGACTGGCCGGATCATATCGGCCGACAGATCAACGATAGAGGTTTTACTGTACGTTGGCTCCCAGCGCTGCCACAACCGGTTTCGGGACAGATTAATGCAGATAAAATTTGGCCTGATATCAATTGGGCGGACGACGTCCGCGAAACAGCTCATGTTCTCGAAAGGGTCGGGACAATCGATTGGCTGGTTGTCGATCATTATTTGCTGGATGAACGATGGGAAAAGCACATGCGACATTATGCGGACAGGATAGCGGTAATTGACGACTTGGCTAATCGTCCCCATGACTGCGATATATTACTTGACCAAAATTTATACGACCAAACGCAAAAGCGGTATATAAATCTAGTGCCTCCAGCATGCCGCCTGTTTTTGGGCCCTCAATACGCATTGCTGCGCAATGAGTTTTATCCAGTGCGGGCAGCTTTACCTCCCCGTACCGGTCAGATCCGTTCTGTTTTAATTTTCTTTGGCGGCAGCGATTTGACCAATGAAACCGAAAAAACCTTGACAGCCTTGCAAATGTTGAATTTGGGAGGAATTAGAATAGATGTGGTTGTCGGTAGGAACAATCGCTATATTGACCGTATCCGGGATATATGCTCAGCCATGCCGAAAACAACCCTGCATTGCCAAACTAACAATATGGCGGAATTGATGGCAGCGGCTGATGTAGCGATTGGGGCTGGCGGGACCACTACCTGGGAACGGTGCTTCCTGGGATTGCCGTCTTTGACCGTCATTGTAGCGGATAATCAGCGGGAAGTCACAGAAATGGCGGCTAAGGCTGGTGTTACGGTGAATTTGGGTCTAAGCAGCCATGTCACCGCGAAAAATATTGCGCAGGCGCTGCAAGGGGCACTGGACGATCCTGGCCGGATGTGCCGGATGTCGGCTAATGCCATGAAGATCATGGGTACTTACGCCCCCCCGGAACAGCATCCGTTGGTGCGACAAATATTGGAGGAAAAGCATGCTTAG
- a CDS encoding acyltransferase gives MAFYSESELKAMGFHYLGANVRISAKASIYQPESMDLYDNCRVDDFCLLSGRIAIGRNVHIAAYCNVAGADEGITFEDFSGLAYHCNVFTRSDDYSGETMTNPTVPAKYKNVKKAAVRIGRHVIVGTGSAIFPGVTVAEGCSVGSLSVVTRSTEPWMIYAGVPAKPIKQRSQKLLELERKYLAEQQG, from the coding sequence ATGGCCTTTTATTCGGAATCGGAGCTGAAAGCGATGGGCTTTCATTATCTTGGCGCGAACGTGAGAATTAGTGCCAAGGCCTCTATTTATCAACCGGAAAGTATGGATTTGTATGATAATTGCCGGGTAGATGATTTTTGTTTGCTTTCGGGGAGAATTGCGATCGGCAGGAATGTTCATATTGCCGCTTATTGCAATGTGGCCGGTGCGGATGAAGGGATTACTTTCGAGGATTTTTCAGGGTTAGCCTATCATTGTAATGTTTTCACCAGATCGGATGACTATTCCGGGGAAACCATGACCAACCCAACAGTTCCGGCAAAGTATAAGAATGTAAAAAAAGCCGCTGTTCGGATTGGTCGTCATGTGATTGTGGGTACGGGAAGTGCCATCTTTCCGGGAGTTACAGTGGCGGAAGGATGCTCTGTTGGCAGTCTAAGCGTGGTGACCAGGAGTACTGAGCCGTGGATGATTTACGCCGGCGTTCCGGCAAAGCCAATTAAACAACGCAGTCAAAAATTATTGGAGCTCGAACGGAAATATTTAGCGGAACAGCAGGGATAA
- a CDS encoding class I SAM-dependent methyltransferase, whose protein sequence is MKDILDILMDTVKFNELGGIEECIIEPRKFKNSRGSDLFGYPSKQLYKASIYYDYHIKNSNFEKANEILGQIKIAIIIQELANLYKETFFKHSSNVEFLKDKKSLLDIFIDLASKFFDKREEDIRKLIDNGNKIYADNWSHIVQDEDNVTPEQLYRFYNSFQFPVGSLFPAIVEQDLGLAFRALPILLLNANECKHVFDFGGNSGETLMTIASRCNVRECCLIEENEAALKFAKWRDELFGIPNMSYKKESEISANIREHQGKYDFGICTEVLEHVYYVEETAETVAKLLKKGGILYFSASFGLYPEPSHLKKNIRYSGKEDELMSKFGLKRANIELPLPVLSNSRIYVKS, encoded by the coding sequence ATGAAAGATATTCTTGATATCCTCATGGACACAGTAAAATTTAATGAACTGGGAGGAATAGAAGAATGCATAATAGAGCCCCGAAAATTTAAGAATTCCAGGGGATCTGATTTATTCGGCTATCCTTCCAAACAATTATATAAAGCGAGCATCTATTATGACTATCATATAAAGAACTCAAACTTTGAAAAAGCAAATGAGATATTGGGACAAATAAAGATAGCCATTATTATTCAAGAATTAGCAAACTTATATAAAGAGACTTTTTTTAAACATAGCAGCAATGTGGAGTTTTTAAAGGATAAAAAGAGTTTGTTAGATATTTTTATAGATCTGGCCAGTAAATTTTTTGATAAGAGAGAAGAAGACATTAGGAAGCTAATTGATAATGGCAATAAAATATATGCGGATAATTGGAGTCATATAGTTCAAGATGAAGATAATGTGACTCCCGAACAGTTATATAGATTTTATAATTCATTTCAATTTCCAGTGGGGTCTTTATTCCCTGCGATTGTTGAACAAGATTTAGGTTTAGCTTTCCGGGCCTTGCCTATATTATTACTCAACGCGAATGAATGTAAGCACGTATTTGATTTCGGCGGAAATAGCGGGGAAACCCTTATGACAATAGCTAGTAGATGTAATGTACGTGAGTGCTGTTTGATTGAAGAAAATGAAGCAGCGTTAAAGTTTGCCAAATGGCGGGATGAACTTTTTGGCATTCCTAATATGAGCTATAAAAAAGAAAGCGAAATATCTGCTAATATAAGAGAACACCAGGGTAAGTATGATTTTGGAATATGTACAGAAGTTTTAGAGCATGTTTATTATGTAGAAGAAACAGCAGAAACTGTAGCTAAGCTATTGAAAAAAGGCGGTATTCTTTATTTTTCCGCATCATTCGGTTTATACCCGGAACCATCGCATCTGAAAAAGAATATTAGGTACTCTGGCAAAGAAGATGAGTTAATGAGCAAATTTGGTTTAAAAAGAGCAAACATTGAGCTCCCTTTACCCGTACTGAGTAATAGTAGAATATATGTTAAAAGTTAA
- the pseH gene encoding UDP-4-amino-4,6-dideoxy-N-acetyl-beta-L-altrosamine N-acetyltransferase, which produces MLRQENCSLRPMSPTDLDQVLAWRNSPRIRAAMFSDHIITIEEHRAWFQKVQNSEGSKLLIFLLEDIAVGVVNITDIDFRHNHCFWGFYIGIEPAPSGTGLAMGYFALNYAFGELGIRKLCSEVIVSNTTSLRYHHRLGFYEEGQFREHVKKDGIYADVIRLACFRSDWEKVKRDIAQRCFGGE; this is translated from the coding sequence ATGCTTAGACAGGAAAACTGTTCCTTGAGACCAATGTCCCCGACCGATCTGGATCAGGTCCTTGCCTGGAGAAATTCGCCGCGGATACGGGCTGCCATGTTTAGTGATCACATAATCACTATTGAAGAACACCGGGCTTGGTTTCAAAAGGTGCAAAATTCTGAGGGGAGCAAACTTCTGATTTTTCTATTGGAGGACATTGCGGTCGGTGTCGTCAATATTACGGATATTGATTTCCGTCACAACCATTGCTTTTGGGGTTTTTATATCGGCATAGAGCCGGCACCGTCCGGCACAGGTTTAGCGATGGGGTATTTCGCGTTAAATTATGCTTTCGGAGAACTGGGTATCCGTAAATTGTGCAGTGAAGTGATTGTCTCTAACACGACAAGTTTACGGTATCATCATCGCCTGGGATTTTATGAGGAAGGCCAGTTCCGGGAGCATGTAAAGAAAGACGGGATTTATGCGGATGTTATACGCCTGGCCTGTTTCCGGAGTGATTGGGAGAAAGTCAAAAGAGATATTGCACAACGCTGTTTTGGTGGTGAGTGA